Below is a genomic region from Halobacterium sp. CBA1132.
ACGCCGCTCTCTTCGAGCGACGGCATCAGCGGCAGTCCCGGATGGCGGAACGTGAATTCGGCGATGACCCCCACGACTGCACCGAGAACCCGGGTGCAGAAATATCAAACGGTTGTTATTATTGGCGATAATTAGCGGGTGTACGCCAAGGCTCACCCGAGGTGGGATACGACCGCTATCGGGGCGTCTGCGGACAGTAACCTGTCTGATTGCGACGCACCTGAACCCGAGGCCTTCCCAGTAATGGTTTTAAATACTCCGCGGAAAGATTGTGTCTGTATTCTGACTCGTCTGCTCGGTGGCCGCCGGAAGGCTTCAGTTCGCCCGGCGCGTACCCCACGGCGTGCGTCGAATCGCGCTCGCCCTCGCCGCCGGCGTCCTCGCGCAGGCCGCGCTTCTCGCAGTCGTCTCCGGCATGCCACACCACCACCCGACCGCCGGGACGCTCGCGTTCCGTGTGGCCTCGGTCGGCGTCGTCGGCGGATTTGTCGCCGCGACTGCCGCCGGCCGCGCGCCGCTCCGTGCGGGCGCTGCGACCGGTTCCGTCGCGGGACTCGGTGTCGGCGCGGGGTTCTGGTGGCTCGTCTTCCACGGGGACACGGTCGGCGTCTTCCACCACCTCCACTACGCGCTCGTGACGACGCCCGCGCTCGTCGACCTCATCGCGGGTGCGCCGCGTCTCGGCGTCGCGGGCGTCTCACTCGTTGTCGCGTTCGCGTTCGCCGCCAGCGGCGCGCTCGGCGGATACGCCGTGAGTCGTCGACCGTGACTACGTCGCCGCGCGCGACGCGACCAGCGCCAGCACCCACGTGACGACGAATCCGATGGCTGTTCCGGCCGGCCCGCCAGCCACGAACCGAACGCCCGTCGCCACGAGCAGGTAGCACGCGACGACCGCGACGCAAGCCGCCAGCGCCCACGCGACGCCTGCGAGGTGGGAGTCGACGACGTCCGTCCACGAGTCCTCGTAGACGTTCGGCACGGCGACACCCGCCAACATCACGACGGCCAGCGCGTCGCGCTCGACGGCCACGTGCGAGAAGGCGAGCGCGCCACCCCCGACGAGTGCGGCGACGACCGACGTCGCGGTGACGGCGAACTCCACGCTGACGAGCCACGCCCGGAACCGTGTGAGTGCAGACATACGACATCGTTCTCTCCGGACGGCTTGAACGTAGCGCCGAGTCGCGCGCGCCGAACCCGGACCGCAACGCGTTAGGGGCGGTGGTGTCGTACGTGGTGACGGTATGACGCTACTGTGCGCCGACGCGGTCGTCTGCGACGCCGAGCAGGTCATCGAGGACGGCGCGGTCGTCGTCGCCGGCGACCGCATCGAAGCGGTCGGCGACCGCGCGGCCCTCGCGGACGCGTACCCGGACCACGAGCGCGTCGAGTGCGACCTGCTCGCGCCCGGGCTCGTCGGCGCGCACGTCCACTCCGTGCAGAGCCTCGGCCGCGGCATCGCGGACGACGAGGAACTGCTGGACTGGCTGTTCGACCACGTGCTCCCGATGGAGGCGTCGATGGGCGCCGACGAGATGCGCGCGGCCGCGGACCTCGGCTACCTCGAAATGGTCGAGTCGGGAACGACGACCGTCGTCGACCACCTCTCGGTCGCGCACGCCGAGGAGGCGTTCGACGCCGCCGTCGACGCCGGCATCCGCGCGCTCATGGGGAAAGTCCTGATGGACAAGGACTCCCCAGACGGCCTCGTCGAGGACACGGACGCCGCACTCGCGGAGTCCGAGCGCCTCATCCGCGAGTACGACGGTGCGGGCGGCGGCCGCGTCCGGTACGCGGTCACCCCGCGCTTCGCCGTCTCCTGCACCGAGGAGTGCCTGCGCGGCTGCCGCGAGTTGGCCGACGAGTACGACGTGCGCATCCACACGCACGCCAGCGAGAACCGCGGCGAAATCGAGACCGTCGAGGACGAGACGGGGATGCGCAACGTCCACTGGCTCGACGAGGTCGGCCTCACCGGCGAGGACGTGGTGCTCGCGCACTGCGTGTGGACCGACGAAACCGAGCGCGAGGTGCTCGCCGAGACGGGGACGCACGTCACGCACTGCCCGTCCTCGAACATGAAACTCGCCTCCGGCGTCGCGCCGATTCGGGACTACCTCGACCGCGGCATCAACGTCGCGCTCGGCAACGACGGCCCGCCCTGCAACAACACGCTGGACGCGTTCACGGAGATGCGCCAGGCCAGCCTCCTCGGGAAGGTCGAAGACCTCGACCCGACCGCGATTCCCGCGCGCGCCGTCTTCGAGATGGCGACCCGCAACGGCGCGGCGGCCGCGGGCTTCGAGGACGTCGGGAAACTCCGCGAGGGGTGGAAGGCGGACGTCGTCGGCCTCACCACGGACAACGCGCGCTCGACGCCGATTCACGACCCGTACTCGCATCTCGCGTTCGCGGCGCACGGCGACGACGTGACGTTCACGATGGTCGACGGCGAACTCCTCTACCGGGACGGCGAGCACGTCCGACTGGACGACGCCGGCATCCGGGAGCGCGCCCGCGAGTTCGCGCGAGCGTACTGATTCCGGCACCACGCTTTTCGGGCGGGCGCACGCACCCCTAGGTAGATGTCTGGAAGCGAGCCAGTTCAGTGTCCCATCTGTGGCTGGACGGGCCACGCCAGCGACCTCGACGAGGCGGCGTCGGGGTCGGCGTGCCCGACCTGCGGCGAACCCGTCAGCGCGCCGTCGGCCTGACGGCCAGCCCGCCGCGACCTCCTCGTATTTTCACGTCACTCGGGGTCGGCGCTGTCGTCGAATCGGACTGACACGACGACGCGACAACGATAACAACGTTTTCAAGCGCACCGGCCGGAGGTGAGTGCATGAATCGCGGTCTGGCGTGTTGGGTGGTCGGGTTGCTCGTCGTCGCGGCTGTCGCCGCGCCAGCGGCGGGCGCCGGTGCGCCGACCGGCCCGTTCGGACTGGCACAGGAAGACTTCGACCCGGACGACGTGACGCTGTCCGCGGCGCTGGACGAGGACGGCAGCGCCGGGTGGTCGTTCAAGTATCGGATGGCGTTGACGACGGAGAACGAGACGCAGGCGTTCGAGGAACTGCAGGCCGACGTCGAGCAGAACCGCTCGGCGTACATTGACCGCTTCCGGTCCCGCATCGAGTCGACGGTCGCGAGCGCGGAGAACGCGACCGGACGCAACATGAGCGTCGCGGACGTCGGCGTGGAGACGCGCCTCCAGAGCGGCACGGAGTTCTCGGAGTCGTACGGGTTCGTGGTGTACACCTTCGAGTGGAGCGGGTTCGCCGCGACAGACGGCGAGCGAATCGTCGCCGGGGACGCGCTGGAGGGCTTCTACTTGAACAACGAGACGTCGCTGCAGTTCTCGTGGTCGGACGGCTACACGGCCACGGACGTCGACCCGCCGGCCGACGAGTCGACGGCGACGTCGGTGCAGTGGCTCGGCCCCGAGGAGTTCGCCACGAATCAGCCGCTCGTCGTCCTCGAACCGGCGGACCCGGCAGACACGACGGAGGGGACGACACCCGGCTCCAGCGGCGAGAGCAGCGTCGTCTTGCCCGCGATCGTGGGGGCTGTCGTGGCCGTCCTCGTCGTCGCCGCTGTGGGCTGGCTGTACCTACGTCGTGACGACGATGGCGCGGACGGAACCGGGCCGACCGAAACGACTCCGGGCGGTGGCGGCGACGACGCGGCCGGCAGCGCCAAGTCCGTCGACGAGGAGTCGAACGCGAACGCGGAGGGAGGAACGGCGACGGAGCCGCCCGCGGAGCTGTTGAGCAACGAGGAGCGCGTCGAGCGGTTCCTCAGCGAGCAGGGCGGTCGCGCGAAACAGCAAGACGTCGTCGAGGCGATGGGCTGGACGGAGGCCAAGACCAGCCAAGTGGTCAAGGAGATGCGCGAGAACGACGACTTGGAGTCGTTCCGCATCGGCCGCGAGAACGTCCTGAAGCTCCCGGACGCCGACATCAGCGAGGAGTAGCCTTCCTTTCCGAACGTTTTCTGCGGGCGGCGAGCACGTTCGATAGCCCTGCTAGTGCCGCCCGAGCGAAGTCGTAGCACGGCGGCCGCGATGCGGCATCTCCTTATGTACTGCGCAAATACTGCCGAGACATGACAGAGAGCGGCCCACTGGACAACATGCTCGCGCAGATGGAGCAGGCGCGGGAGTACGTCGACATCGACGACGGCATCTTCGAGCGGCTGAAGTACCCCGAGCGCACCCTCTCGGTGAGTCTCCCCGTGGAGATGGACGACGGCTCCGTGGAAGTGTTCGAGGCCTACCGCTGCCAGTTCGACGGGGCGCGCGGCCCGTTCAAGGGCGGCATCCGCTACCACCCGAGCGTCTCCGAGGAGGAGGTCTCCGCGCTCGCGGGGTGGATGACGTGGAAGACCGCGCTCGTGGACCTGCCGTTCGGCGGCGCGAAGGGCGGCATCATCTGCAACCCCAAGGAGCTCTCCCAGTCCGAAATCGAGCAGCTCACCCGCCGCTACACGGAGGGCATCCGCCGCATCATCGGCCCGGACACGGACATCCCGGCGCCGGACGTGAACACGAACCCGCGCACGATGGCCTGGATCATGGACACGTACTCCGTCTACCAGGGCTACGCTGTCCCCGAAATCGTCACCGGGAAGCCGCTGGAAGTCGGCGGGACCGCGGGCCGCGTGGAGGCGACCGGCCGCGGCGTCACCATCGTCACCGAGGAGACCTTCGAGTACCTCGGGGTCGACGTCGAGGACGCCGACATCGCCATCCAGGGGTTCGGGAACGTCGGCAGCGTGACCGCCCAGCTGCTCGCCGAGCGCGGCGCGAACGTCGTCGCAGTCTCCGACGTCACGGGCGCCATCTACGACCCGGACGGCCTCGACGTGGAGGACGTCGGCGCGCACGTCGCCAACGACGGCCGCCTCGAAGACTACGATGCCCCCGAACACATCACCAACGACGACCTGCTGACGATGGACGTGGACGCGCTCATCCCCGCGGCCATCGAGGACGTCATCACCGTCGACGTCGCCGAGCGCCTGCAGGCGGACGTGGTCGTGGAGGCCGCCAACGGCCCGACGACGTTCGACGCCGCGGGCGTCCTGAAGGAACGCGACGTGCCCGTCGTGCCGGACATTCTCGCGAACGCGGGCGGCGTCATCGTCTCGTACCTCGAGTGGGTGCAGAACAGCCAGCAGTACTCGTGGGAACTCGAAGAGGTCAACCGCGACCTCGAAGCGCGACTGACGACGGCGTTCGACGAGATGCTCGCCGCCTACGAGCAGAAGGACATCCCGGACCTGCGGACCGCCGCGTACACTATCGCGCTCGAACGCACGGCCGACGCCCACGAGTACCGCGGGCTGTTCCCGTGATCACGCGTGACGCTGTTAGGACCGCGTGAACTGCGCGAGGACGAACACGACCAGCACGAGCGCGCCGAACGCGCCGACCGCGAACCACAGTCCCGCGACCTCCGGCGCCGCCACCACCTGCGGTGCGAGCAGCCAGACGACTGTTCCGACGCCCACGAACAGGAGTACGTACACGTACGCTCGCACGGCGTCGTAGGCGAATCGCAGTCGGTCCATACCCCGACACTACTGTTCGCGTACTTAGATATTCGGGTGGCTCGTCGCCACCGGGAACGCGCGACGCCGTCGGGGAAGCCCCGGTGCGGGCGTGAAAACTCGAAGCACTTTAACGCCAGCGCGGTGACGAGAGTAGTATGACCGACGTAGACGTGGCCATCGTGGGCGGCGGGCCGGCGGGGTCGGCAGCCGCGTACGCGGCCGCCGACCGGGGCGCGGACGCCGTCGTCTACGAGAAGGGCGTGCCGCGGGCCGACCGCGACCGCCTCGGCTCGGACTCGACGGACGCCGCGGGTTTCCTCGACTACTGGCTGGAGGTCGCGGACCTCGACTTCGCGGAGATTCCCGACGACGTCGTCGAGCGGGAACTCGAGGACGCACAGTTTATCGGCCCCGAGGAGGAGGTCGTCGTCGACCGCACGGGCATCGACGCCGACTACGACAACTTCGGGTTCACGTTCCACCGCGCGAAGTTCGACGACTGGCTGCGCGACCGCGCTGAGGACGCTGGCGCCGACTACGTCGCCGGCACCAGCGTCAAGGGCGTCGACTCGGACCTCTCTGGCGGCCACGAGCACACGCTCACGCTCGGCGACGGCGAGGAAGTGACCGCGGAGTACCTCGTGCTCGCGGACGGCCCGCAGCGACAGGTCACGATGCGTGTGCTCGACCCGCTGCTGCCCGAGGGCAAGCGCGCCAGCGACCTGCTCAGTCCGCCGTCGGCGAACCACATCGCGTACCAGGAGTACCGGCAGTTCCCCGACGAACTGTTCGACGACGACACGCTGAAGTTCTGGTGGGGATGGATGCCCGGCGAGACCGCCTACCCGTGGGTGTTCCCGAACCGGGACGGCGTCGCGCGCGTCGGCCTCACGATGCCAATCGGGCTGGACATCGAGGACTTCGACGCGAGCGAGTGGCGCCTGCTCCGCGAGGACGACGACCGCATCCCCTCCGGGAAAGAGTACCTCCGGCGGCTCCTCGAAGACCTCTACGGCGACGAGTACGACGTCGAGGCGGACTTCCCGCTCGTGGAGGGGCACGGCAAGTCCAACAGCACGGAGACGTACGCCATTTCGTCGACGCGCCCAATCGAGTCTCCGACCGACGCCGGTATCGCCGTCGTCGGCGGCGCGATGGGAACCACGTCGTCGTTCCACGAGGGCGGCGACCACGTCGCCTACCGCACCGGCACGCTCGCCGGCGAACTCGTCGCAGAGGGCAACCTCGAGGAGTACAACGCCGCGTGGCACGACGCCATCGGCGAGGAGATTCGGCGGAACGTCGCGATGGCGGACGTCGTCGCGGAGTTCGGTCCCGACGACTGGGACAAGACCATCCGCATCACTCGACAGATGCTAGCGGGAAGCGACAATGGGAAGATTATCTCGAAGTCGAACGCGCGCTCGGCGGCCGGCGGCCTCAAGCTCTACACGAAGTACAAGCGCGCGAAGTTCCGCTACCGGAAGGGCAAGTACGCCCAGATTCGGGAGAGCGACTACTCGCTGTAGCTCGCCGCGACCGCAACTGGTTCCCGGGGTGAGGACGAACGCCGAGTATGCTCTCGGAAGGCGATTCCGCACCCGACTTCGAGTTACAGAATCAGGACGGCGAGCCGGTCGCGCTGTCGGATTTCGACGGCCAGTACCGCGTCGTCTACTTCTACCCGCGCGCGGACACGCCGGGCTGTACGACCGAGGCGTGTAGCTTCCGGGACAACTGGGACGAGTACGCGGACCGCGACGTGCCCGTCTTCGGCATCAGCGACGACCCCGTCGAGGACCTCAAGGACTTCGCCGAGAAGTACGACCTCCCCTTCGACCTGCTCAGCGACGAGGACGGTTCGGTGTCCGAGGCGTACGACTCCTACGGCGAGAAGAACGTCTTCGGGAACGAGGTCGTCGGCACCTTCCGGAACACGTACGTCGTCGGGCCGGACGGCGACATCGTGGCGGCGTTCGAGGGCGTCGACCCGGACGAGCACGCCGAGGAAGTGCTCGCCGTCATCGACTAGCCCCAGTCGCCGCCGACGCGGTCGACGCCCTGCATCTGGGCGCCCGCGTGCTCGGTGAACACGACTTTCAGATTCTCGTCGGGGACGCCGAAGCGCTCGGCGGCCTCGTCCATCACGCCTGTCGCGAACTTTCGTTTCGTCTCTTCGTCGCGGCCCGTCCGCACGTCAGCCGAACAGAACACCTGCCGGCCGTCCGCCGCGCGCCCCAGCGAGAGGTGTCCGTCGTCGCGCACGACCACCGCGACGTACGACCGGTCGGCGTCCATCGTCTCGGCGTACAGGTCGGTGACGGTGTCCGCAAACGCGTCGGCGTCGGCGTCGCTCATCTGGAAGTCGGCGTCGAACTGGAGCAGTGGCACGGTCGGCCGGACGGCCGCCTGCCCTGTCGACCTGTCGGTGTCTGTCCGCCACAAAACACTTCGGTCGCACGCAGTTTGCTTCCGAACGCACATGTCTACGAAAACCCGCTTTGCAGCCCTCCTCGTCGCACTCGCAGTGGTCGCCAGCGCGACGGTCGGCGTCGCCGCAGCCGCGTCCAGCGGCTCGATTTCCGCCGACCCGTCGTTCCCCAGCGGCACGTCGACGCACACCGTCACTGCGACCGCAGGCGACGCCACCGCCGGTTCGTGGAACGGCTTCGCGGTCGACTACTCGAACTCCGGCGTCGACGTCGGCAACGTCAGCCGGGCCGACGTCGCGAAAATCGGCATCGACCGCGGCGACGACGCTTCCGGGGACACGATCGACGTGAACGTCTCCGACGACCTCGACAGCGTCGGCGCGTCCAACAACGGTCACCTGTTGACGCTCGGCCTCGGCGGTAGTTACGACCTCGACGCGGGCGACGAGGTTGTCGTCGTCTACGCGGACGCCTACCACCCGATGGCGCAGGGCAGTTGGGAGACGCCACTGGACATCAACCCGCAGTCCAGCGGCGGCGAGACAACTGCGACGCTGACCATCGAGTCGGCGAGTACCAGCGACGACACGCCGACCACCGCGGGCGACGAACAGACGGGGTCCACGACCGACGGCACGACGGCCGCCGACACGACCGAGAACTCGAACGCCAACTCGCCCGGCTTCGGACTCGCCGTCGCCGCGCTCGCGATTGCCGGGGCCGCGCTGCTCGCGTACCGCGACTGACGCACCTATCTCTTCACGCTGACCGAGATACCCTCGCCGAGCGGCACGAACGCCGTCTCGAAGTCGGGGTCGTCGCGGACGTGTTCGACGTACGCCGCGATTGCCGCCGTGTGGCCGTCGACCGGTTCTGCGCCGTCCAGCGCGGCCGTGACGTTCTCGGGTTCGACCGGCCCCGCCATCACGTTGTCCGCGACGACGCATCCGCCGTCGGCGAGTTTCTCGCGGGCGTCCTCGAAGGCGTCGACGTACTGGGGTTTGTCGTGGTCGAGGAGCACGACGTCGAAGGGGCCGTCGTAGCGCTGGAAGGTCTCCATCGCGTCGCCGGCCTCGTAGTGCGCGGTGGCGCCGTCCTGTCGGTCGAGGAACTCTCGGGCGGTCGCGAGGTTCGACTCGTCGTAGTCCGTGAGTACGATGTCGCCGTCCGCGGGGAGCGCGGTGCGGAACCACGCCGCCGAGTAGCCGAACCCGGAGCCGAACTCGAAGACGCGCTCGGCGTCGGCAAGCGTCGCCACCACGCGGAAGAACTGGCCGACGTCCGGTCCGACGATGGGGAAGTTCTGTTCGCGGCCGTACTCGGTCATCTCCGCGAGTAGCTCGGTGGGCTGGGGGTTCGCGGCGTCGAGGAAGGCGTCGAGGGTGTCACTCAGCACGTCGTTCATGTTTGCGGCGACGGCGCCGCGGCCCAAAGCCGTACCGGGTCAGCGGTTCCGGCTCACGGGGAACTTCACGCGCTCGGGGTGCTCGTTGAACGCTTCGAGCACGCGCTCGTAGAGGTCGTTCCGGACGCGCTGGGCGCGCTTCGGGCTGACGAGGTAGCGCACGCGGAGTTCCACCCACGACTCCCCCTGCTTGACGTTCACGCTCGGGCGGTCCTGCACCTCCAGTTCCACGGGGGTCTCCGCGAGTTGGCGGCGGAACTTCTCGACTTCTCGGGCCATCTGCTCGCCGAGGTACTCCTCGGTGGTCTCCTGCAGGAGCGATCGGGCGAATTCGAGGTCCGTCTCGTAGGCGACCTGTACGGGGAGTTCGTTCCACACGTACGGGAACTCCTCGCGGCTGAAGTTCACGATATGGCTCGTGAGGACGACGCTGTTCGGCACGGTGATGTGCCGGCCGGAGGGCTGGTTCGTCGAGACGAGTTCGCCGTTGACCTCCCAGAGGGTCGTCACGAGGTAGTCGACGTCGATGACGTCGCCCTTCGAGTCGTCGATGCGCACGCGGTCTCCCACTTGGTAGGGCTGCTTGGTCATCACGTACACCCACCCGAGCAGGCTCAACAGCGGCTGCTGGAGCGCCAGCGAGACCGCCACACCCGCGACACCGAGGGAGACGAGCGCGGGCACCCAGCGGTCGGTGACGACGCCCAGCACCGCGATGGCGGCGACGACCAAGAACGCGAGGCGGAGCACGGACTGCGCGCGGTGGCGGCGGCGCTTGTCCATCGTGGACGCGAACGCCAGCGACGTGACGAGGTGGTAGCCGGCAGCGACGGCGAGCGCGACGGCGGCGGCCGTGAGGCCGCGCGCCGCGACGACTGCGACTGGGTACGTCGTGTCGAGCGCGGCCGCGAGCGCCGACGGCACTACTGCGGCGAGAACGCCGGCGGCGAGCGCGGCGAGGACGTAGAACGTGGCGCGGCGGGTCACGTCGGACGGTGACGGCGGATCCGCAAAGAGCTACCGGCGCACTCTCGCTTCAGTCGTCGGTCCACTTGATAGAACAGCCACGGGAGGGGCGCCACTCCTTTTCGACCGGCTCGCCTGCGAGAATGCTGTCGATGGCGTCGCGGACGTCGCCGCCCGGCCGCGTGGGCTCGTCGCTGGGGTTGAGCGCGTCGTCGAGGCGGCCGTGGTAGGCTACTTCGAAGCCGTCGTCGGTGTTCCGCAGGAGGAACGGGTCCGGGGTGCAGACCGCGCCGTACGCGCGAGCGACCTCCTGGGATTCGTCGCGGAGGTAGGCGTCGTACTGGATGGTGCCCTCGTCCACTAACTCCTGCATGCGCTCGAAGGAGTCGTCGGGGTACTCCTCCGCGTCGTTCGGATTGATACCGACGACTGCGGCGTCGTCGTAGTCCGCCGCGATGTCGTTGAGCGCGTCGAACTTCGCTTTCGCGTACGGGCAGTGGTTGCACGTGAACACCAAAAGCACCGCCTCGTAGTCGTCGAAGTCGTCGAGGGCGTGCGCTTCGCCGTCCGTCCCCGGAAGCTCGAAGTCGGGCGCGGGGTCGCCCTGCTCCAGTTCCGTCTCGGATTCCATCTCGACCATACTCGGACGCAGGGCCGCGAGCGGCAAAGTAGGTCGGGTTGCGGCACCCGTCAGGCCGGCACGTAGCCCTCCGGGGTCGCTTCGAGGCGACCCTCGTGGACGAGATGGTCGAGGTGCGCGTACGCCTCGCCGGGGCCGTGGAGGACGTGGATTCCCGACAGCGACCCGAACAGTTGGGCGCTGACCGCCCACGGCGTCGCGGGCGCGAGGTCGGCGACGGCTCGCTCGACGCGTGCAGTGCGCTCCTCGTGGTGGGAGGTGATGTCCCGGGCGCGCTCGCTCGGCGCGATTATCGGGCCGCGGTGGCCGGGCCACGCGCGGTCGAGGTCCAGCGCTTCGATGCGCAGCAGGCTGTCGAGATACTGGGCGAGCGGCCGGTCGACGCGGATGTCCGCGCCGCCAACGTTCGGCGTGTACTTCGGGAGAATCGCGTCCCCGACGAACGCCTCGCGGCGCCCGTCGCGCTCGACAACGTACGCGACGAGGCCGGCGGCGTGCCCGGGCAGGTGGACGACTTCTGCCTCGAACGGGCCGAGCGAGACGGTGTCGCCGTCTGTTATTTCGGTCACGTCTGCGGGCTCGCCGCGGAGGTCGCTGTGTTCGTCGTTGAACGCTAGCAATCCCTCGCGCTCGTCGTCGGGCAGCCCCCAGTCGTAGAGTGCGGCCTCCTGCGCGTCGTAGAGGTCCTCGCGGGCGGTCCCGCGCTGCGCGACGAGGTCCGCGTCCGCCTCGTGAATGACGACGGTGGCGTCGCTCTCGGCTTGAATGGCGCCCGCGAGGCCCGCGTGGTCGTTGTGCCAGTGCGTCAGCAGCACGCGATCCACGTCCGCGAACGAGACGCCGCGCGCGTCGAGCGCGGCCCGCAGTTCGGCTTCGACGTCCGGCGTCGCGACGCCCGTGTCCACGAGCGTCGTCGGCGCGCTCGCGTCGCCGTCCCCGAGGAGGTAGACGCTGTTCTGCCCCTCGAAGGCGGCATTCGACAACTGGATGTGGTGCACGCGCTCCCCTACGCGACACCCCGACAAATGCGTATGCCTACCGGACGCGGTAGGACTCGGGGCCGACGAGGAACCGCCCGAGGTCGGCCTCGCGTCGGTAGTCCGTCTCGCGGAGGCCGCGCAGCGCGTCGATGTACGTGGCTTCGTCGTCGTCGGTCCACTCGCTGGGGTCGAGCGCGGGCACGACCAGCCAGCCGCTCCCGTGGAGTTCCTCGCCGTGGACGTCCGCGAGCGTCAGGTCGTCGGCGGCGATAGCGGTGTAGTTCTCGAAGACGTGGCGGGTCGCGCGCTCGCCCACCGGGAGCAGGACGTGAGCGGTGATGGCGCGAAGTTCAGCGTCGAAGAACGGCTCCATCTCCACGTAGTCGCGTTCCGTCGGGTCGCCGTCCGGGACGCAGGAGTGAAGATACGAGAGGAAGAGTTCCACCGGCTCGCCGTCGTCGTCGAGCAGGCCCGCCGCGGTCAGCGAGCGCCGGAGGCGCTCGCCGCTGTCGGTTCCCGTGAACGGCACGCCCGACTCGGCGCCGCCGTGGACGCCCGGATGGTCGCCGACGACGTGGAAGTCGGCGTTCGCGTCGCCGTACCCCGGGACGAACGACTCGCAGGGCGGCTGCATGCCGAACGGGTTGCTCGTTCGGTCCGTGACGTTCTGCACGCCGCGGCGTAAGCGACACCGTGACTTAAGCGGTCCGAGACTGGCCGGCGTCGCCGGACGCCCGCCCACAGACATTTCCCGGCTCCGTCCGAGGCTCCCGCCATGACCGCCGTCTGGGTGCTCGGCGACCAGCTCTCCCGCGAGCGCGGCCCGCTCGCGGCCGACCCCGAGCGAGTCCTGTTCGTGGAGGCGAGCGAGTTCGCGCAGCGGCGCCGCTACCACCCCCAGAAGCTCGCGCTCGTGCTCGCGGCGATGCGCAACCTCGCCGACGACCTGCGAGCCGCCGGCGTCGACGTCGCATACGAGCGCGCGGACTCGTTCGGCGACGGCCTCGACGCGTACTTCGAGCGGTACCCGGGCGACGAACTGGTCGTCCAGCGGCCCGCGACTCACGGCGCCGCCGACCGCCTCCAGCGCCTCGTCGAGCAACGGGGCGGGAGTCTGCGCGTCGTCGAGAACGAGCAGTTCCTCTGCTCGCCGGACGCGTTCGACGCGTGGGCGGACGAGCGCGACGGCGACGCCTACAGCCACGAGGCGTTCTACCGTTGGATGCGCCGCGAAACGGGGTATCTGATGACCGACGGTGACCCCGAGGGCGGTGCGTGGAACTACGACGATCAGAACCGCGAGACGCCGCCCGACGACTACGAGAGTCCGGAACTCCCCGACTTCGAGTACGGCGAGCACGCCCCCGAAGTTCGGGCGTGGGTCGCCGCGGAGGTCGACACGTGGGGCGACCCAGCGGGCTTCGACTGGCCGGTGACTCGCGAGCACGCGGAGCGCGCGCTCGCGGACTTCCTCGACCACCGGCTCGCCGACTTCGGTCCCTACGAGGACGCGATGCTCGACGACGACTGGCACCTCGACCACAGCCTGCTGTCGGCGGCGCTGAACGTCGGACTGCTCGACCCCGGGGCGGTCGTCGACGCCGCGATTGCCGAGTACCGCGAGCGCGACGACATCCCGCTGCACTCTATCGAGGGGTTCGTCCGTCAGATTGTCGGCTGGCGGGAGTTCGTGCGCCACGTCTACCGCCGGGAGATGCCCGCGCTGGCGGACGCGAACCAGCTCGACCAAGCCCGCGAGCTCCCGCCGCTGTACTGGGACCCGGACGCGACCGAGATGGCGTGC
It encodes:
- a CDS encoding mechanosensitive ion channel family protein; protein product: MTRRATFYVLAALAAGVLAAVVPSALAAALDTTYPVAVVAARGLTAAAVALAVAAGYHLVTSLAFASTMDKRRRHRAQSVLRLAFLVVAAIAVLGVVTDRWVPALVSLGVAGVAVSLALQQPLLSLLGWVYVMTKQPYQVGDRVRIDDSKGDVIDVDYLVTTLWEVNGELVSTNQPSGRHITVPNSVVLTSHIVNFSREEFPYVWNELPVQVAYETDLEFARSLLQETTEEYLGEQMAREVEKFRRQLAETPVELEVQDRPSVNVKQGESWVELRVRYLVSPKRAQRVRNDLYERVLEAFNEHPERVKFPVSRNR
- a CDS encoding thioredoxin family protein translates to MVEMESETELEQGDPAPDFELPGTDGEAHALDDFDDYEAVLLVFTCNHCPYAKAKFDALNDIAADYDDAAVVGINPNDAEEYPDDSFERMQELVDEGTIQYDAYLRDESQEVARAYGAVCTPDPFLLRNTDDGFEVAYHGRLDDALNPSDEPTRPGGDVRDAIDSILAGEPVEKEWRPSRGCSIKWTDD
- a CDS encoding MBL fold metallo-hydrolase, with the translated sequence MHHIQLSNAAFEGQNSVYLLGDGDASAPTTLVDTGVATPDVEAELRAALDARGVSFADVDRVLLTHWHNDHAGLAGAIQAESDATVVIHEADADLVAQRGTAREDLYDAQEAALYDWGLPDDEREGLLAFNDEHSDLRGEPADVTEITDGDTVSLGPFEAEVVHLPGHAAGLVAYVVERDGRREAFVGDAILPKYTPNVGGADIRVDRPLAQYLDSLLRIEALDLDRAWPGHRGPIIAPSERARDITSHHEERTARVERAVADLAPATPWAVSAQLFGSLSGIHVLHGPGEAYAHLDHLVHEGRLEATPEGYVPA
- a CDS encoding uracil-DNA glycosylase family protein; its protein translation is MQNVTDRTSNPFGMQPPCESFVPGYGDANADFHVVGDHPGVHGGAESGVPFTGTDSGERLRRSLTAAGLLDDDGEPVELFLSYLHSCVPDGDPTERDYVEMEPFFDAELRAITAHVLLPVGERATRHVFENYTAIAADDLTLADVHGEELHGSGWLVVPALDPSEWTDDDEATYIDALRGLRETDYRREADLGRFLVGPESYRVR
- a CDS encoding cryptochrome/photolyase family protein → MTAVWVLGDQLSRERGPLAADPERVLFVEASEFAQRRRYHPQKLALVLAAMRNLADDLRAAGVDVAYERADSFGDGLDAYFERYPGDELVVQRPATHGAADRLQRLVEQRGGSLRVVENEQFLCSPDAFDAWADERDGDAYSHEAFYRWMRRETGYLMTDGDPEGGAWNYDDQNRETPPDDYESPELPDFEYGEHAPEVRAWVAAEVDTWGDPAGFDWPVTREHAERALADFLDHRLADFGPYEDAMLDDDWHLDHSLLSAALNVGLLDPGAVVDAAIAEYRERDDIPLHSIEGFVRQIVGWREFVRHVYRREMPALADANQLDQARELPPLYWDPDATEMACLNAAVGRVHDRGYTHHIERLMVLSNFALLYGASPQALNEWFYGGFVDAFHWVVTPNVVGMGSFGTPAFTTKPYAASANYVDRMSDYCAGCHYDPDSTTGADACPLNSLYWAFLADHEDDLRENHRMGLVYSHLDDKRDAGDLAAIRERADAVRSLAESGEL